The following proteins are encoded in a genomic region of Limosilactobacillus reuteri subsp. reuteri:
- the atpA gene encoding F0F1 ATP synthase subunit alpha, with product MSIKTEEISSLIKKQLANYQDKVSVEETGTVTYVGDGVARADGLDNAMAGELLEFSNGVYGMAQNLESNDVGIVILGDYTGIREGDTVKRTGRIMEVPVGDALLGRVVDSLGRPIDGLGEIKTDKTRPIERKAPGVMERKSVSVPLQTGIKVIDALVPIGRGQRELIIGDRKTGKTAIALDTIINQKNQDVICIYVAIGQKESTVRASVETLRKYGALDYTIVVSASASNPAPMLYIAPYAGAAMGEEFMFNGKDVLIVYDDLSKQADAYRELSLILRRPPGREAYPGDIFYTHSRLLERAARLSDDLGGGSMTALPIIQTQAGDVSAYIPTNVISITDGQIFLDSDEFYAGQRPAIDAGTSVSRVGGDAQIKAMKKVAGTLRLDIASYNELASFAQFGSDLDAATQAKLARGQRTMEVLKQGLHDPLPVEEQVVTLFALSRGFIDKVEIEDVQRYESELAAYMHANHQDLYDTIKKTGKLPEGDDLQNAVAKFSETFQGTKKQVAEEK from the coding sequence ATAATGCTATGGCTGGTGAGTTGCTCGAATTTAGTAACGGGGTCTACGGAATGGCTCAAAACCTCGAAAGTAATGATGTAGGTATTGTTATTTTAGGGGATTACACAGGCATTCGTGAAGGAGACACCGTTAAGCGGACGGGTCGAATCATGGAAGTACCCGTTGGCGATGCATTATTAGGACGGGTTGTTGACTCATTAGGTCGTCCAATTGACGGTCTTGGTGAGATTAAGACAGATAAAACTCGTCCAATTGAACGTAAAGCTCCAGGTGTTATGGAGCGTAAGAGTGTTAGTGTGCCACTTCAAACAGGTATTAAGGTTATTGATGCCTTAGTTCCAATTGGACGTGGTCAGCGTGAATTGATTATCGGTGACCGTAAGACAGGTAAAACTGCCATTGCGTTAGACACCATTATTAACCAAAAGAACCAAGACGTAATTTGTATTTACGTTGCTATTGGTCAAAAAGAATCAACTGTTCGGGCTAGTGTTGAAACTCTTCGTAAGTATGGAGCATTAGATTACACAATTGTTGTTTCAGCTAGTGCTTCAAATCCTGCTCCAATGTTATACATTGCGCCATATGCAGGGGCTGCGATGGGTGAAGAATTTATGTTCAACGGTAAAGATGTTCTTATTGTTTATGATGATTTATCAAAACAAGCGGATGCATACCGTGAACTTTCATTAATTCTTCGTCGTCCTCCTGGTCGTGAAGCTTACCCTGGTGATATTTTCTATACTCACTCACGGTTGCTAGAACGTGCTGCTCGTTTGTCTGATGACCTCGGTGGTGGTTCAATGACCGCCTTACCAATCATTCAGACGCAAGCTGGTGATGTTTCTGCATATATTCCTACTAACGTTATTTCTATTACTGATGGTCAGATCTTCTTAGATTCAGATGAATTCTATGCAGGTCAACGTCCAGCTATCGATGCTGGTACTTCAGTTTCTCGTGTTGGTGGTGACGCTCAGATCAAAGCAATGAAGAAGGTTGCTGGTACTTTGCGTTTGGATATTGCTTCATACAACGAATTAGCATCCTTTGCTCAATTCGGTTCCGACCTTGATGCAGCTACGCAAGCTAAGTTGGCTCGTGGTCAACGGACTATGGAAGTCTTAAAGCAGGGATTACATGATCCGCTACCAGTAGAAGAACAAGTTGTAACATTATTTGCTCTTTCACGTGGCTTTATCGATAAAGTCGAAATTGAAGATGTTCAACGTTACGAAAGTGAATTGGCTGCTTACATGCATGCTAACCACCAAGACCTCTACGACACCATCAAGAAGACTGGTAAGCTACCAGAAGGCGATGACTTGCAAAATGCTGTTGCTAAGTTCTCTGAAACATTTCAAGGGACAAAAAAGCAAGTCGCTGAAGAAAAATAG
- a CDS encoding F0F1 ATP synthase subunit gamma, whose amino-acid sequence MPASLAAVKHKIDSTKSTRQITSAMQMVSTAKLNQIQHHTQTYEVYAEKVKQMLSDLVKSHSATSAASQDDVYAALFKKRAVKKTGVLVITSDRGLVGSYNSNIIKQTLDMMAKHNLDKDNTVFLTVGKTGTEFFKKRGMNVVYEYSGVSDVPTYREVHSIVKTAVQMYSDQVFDEMYMVYSHYVNRITSNVIVHDVLPITEKSLLDDENEAQENTELNNSDVSTAHVSAEYEFEPSDTEIISALVAQYAESLIYGAILDAKTSEHSSSANAMRSATDNADDIISTLELQYNRARQAAITTEITEITGGMTAQE is encoded by the coding sequence GTGCCAGCTTCACTCGCTGCAGTTAAACATAAGATTGATTCCACTAAGAGTACGCGTCAGATTACTTCGGCGATGCAAATGGTTTCAACCGCAAAACTGAATCAAATTCAACACCACACTCAGACCTACGAAGTATATGCTGAGAAGGTTAAGCAAATGTTGTCTGATCTGGTTAAATCTCACAGCGCAACATCTGCAGCTTCGCAAGATGATGTTTACGCTGCACTGTTTAAAAAGCGCGCAGTTAAAAAGACTGGGGTGCTTGTGATTACGTCTGACCGAGGTTTGGTTGGTAGTTACAATAGTAATATTATCAAGCAAACGTTAGATATGATGGCTAAGCACAATCTTGATAAAGACAACACAGTATTCTTGACGGTCGGTAAAACTGGAACAGAATTCTTTAAGAAGAGGGGAATGAATGTCGTTTACGAATATTCAGGCGTTAGCGATGTTCCTACCTATCGGGAAGTTCACAGTATTGTGAAGACTGCTGTTCAAATGTACAGTGATCAAGTATTTGATGAAATGTACATGGTTTACAGCCATTACGTTAACCGAATTACATCAAATGTTATTGTTCATGATGTACTTCCAATTACTGAAAAGTCATTACTCGATGACGAAAATGAAGCGCAAGAAAATACAGAATTAAATAATTCTGATGTAAGTACTGCGCATGTTTCAGCCGAGTATGAATTTGAACCGTCAGATACAGAAATCATTTCTGCATTGGTTGCCCAATATGCAGAAAGTTTGATTTATGGAGCGATTCTTGATGCCAAGACATCAGAACACTCTTCAAGTGCGAATGCAATGCGTTCAGCTACAGATAATGCTGATGACATTATCTCTACTCTCGAATTGCAATATAACCGAGCACGGCAAGCAGCAATCACCACTGAAATTACAGAAATTACTGGTGGTATGACTGCTCAAGAATAA
- the atpD gene encoding F0F1 ATP synthase subunit beta, whose amino-acid sequence MSSGKVLQVIGPVVDVEFPLDEKLPEINDALKIKESDGKTLTTEVALELGDGVVRTIAMDGTDGLQRGMEVENTGASISVPVGDDTLGRVFNVLGEPVDNGPKFGPDAKRMPIHRDAPKYDDLNNATEILETGIKVIDLLAPYVRGGKIGLFGGAGVGKTVLIQELIHNIAQGHNGISVFTGVGERTREGNDMYYEMKASGVLEKTAMVYGQMNEPPGARMRVALTGLTIAEYFRDVKGQDVLLFIDNIFRFTQAGSEVSALLGRIPSAVGYQPTLATEMGQLQERITSTKKGSITSIQAVYVPADDYTDPAPATTFAHLDATTNLERRLTQIGIYPAVDPLASTSTALTPEIVGKEHYEVATQVQHVLQRYHELQDIISILGMDELSDEEKTIVARARRIQNFLSQSFSVASQFTGLPGKYVPLKETIKGFKEILAGKYDDLPEEAFRLVGPIEDVVEKAKKMKAETDEDSSED is encoded by the coding sequence ATGAGTTCTGGTAAAGTTTTACAAGTTATCGGACCAGTTGTTGATGTTGAATTTCCCTTAGACGAAAAACTTCCTGAAATTAATGACGCTTTGAAGATTAAGGAAAGCGATGGTAAGACTTTAACAACTGAAGTTGCCTTGGAATTAGGTGATGGTGTTGTTCGAACAATTGCCATGGATGGTACTGATGGTCTTCAACGTGGTATGGAAGTTGAAAACACTGGTGCATCAATTAGTGTACCAGTTGGTGATGATACTCTGGGACGAGTATTTAACGTCTTAGGGGAACCTGTTGACAACGGACCGAAATTTGGTCCTGATGCAAAGCGGATGCCTATTCACCGTGATGCACCAAAGTATGATGACTTAAATAATGCTACCGAAATTTTGGAAACTGGGATCAAGGTTATTGATTTACTAGCTCCATATGTTCGTGGTGGTAAGATTGGTCTATTCGGTGGTGCCGGTGTTGGTAAAACCGTTTTGATTCAGGAATTGATTCATAACATTGCTCAAGGTCATAATGGTATTTCTGTCTTCACAGGTGTTGGTGAACGTACCCGTGAAGGTAATGATATGTACTATGAAATGAAGGCCTCTGGAGTTCTTGAAAAGACGGCCATGGTTTATGGTCAGATGAACGAACCACCTGGTGCCCGTATGCGGGTTGCCTTAACTGGTTTAACAATTGCGGAATACTTCCGTGATGTAAAGGGACAAGATGTTTTGCTCTTTATCGATAACATCTTCCGGTTTACACAAGCTGGTTCAGAAGTTTCTGCCCTCTTGGGTCGGATTCCTTCTGCCGTTGGTTACCAGCCAACATTAGCTACTGAAATGGGTCAGTTACAGGAACGGATTACTTCAACTAAGAAGGGATCAATTACGTCTATCCAAGCCGTTTATGTTCCAGCTGATGACTATACCGACCCTGCACCAGCTACAACATTTGCCCACTTGGATGCAACTACTAACTTGGAACGTCGATTAACCCAAATTGGTATTTATCCAGCCGTTGACCCACTAGCTTCAACTTCTACTGCTCTTACCCCAGAAATTGTTGGTAAAGAACACTATGAAGTTGCTACACAGGTTCAACACGTTCTTCAACGATACCATGAACTTCAAGATATCATCTCTATTTTAGGTATGGATGAATTATCTGACGAAGAAAAGACAATCGTTGCTCGTGCACGGCGGATTCAAAACTTCCTTTCCCAAAGCTTTAGTGTTGCTTCCCAATTTACAGGTTTACCTGGTAAATATGTTCCATTAAAGGAAACAATTAAAGGCTTTAAGGAAATTCTTGCTGGTAAGTATGATGATCTTCCAGAAGAAGCTTTCCGGTTAGTTGGACCAATTGAAGACGTTGTTGAAAAGGCAAAGAAAATGAAGGCTGAGACTGACGAAGATAGCTCAGAAGACTAG
- a CDS encoding F0F1 ATP synthase subunit epsilon codes for MAENTFKVTIITPDGTVYDNDKVTMLVMNTAGGQMGIMANHVPLIAALEISTVRIKHSEGTDEVAAVNGGIIQFDGQNATIAADSAEMPEAIDVERAQRAKKRSESAIAEAKKKHNQSDLSRAEVHLKRAINRLNAASKQRNI; via the coding sequence ATGGCTGAAAATACTTTTAAGGTCACTATTATTACTCCAGATGGCACCGTCTATGATAATGATAAGGTTACCATGCTCGTTATGAACACTGCTGGTGGACAAATGGGAATCATGGCTAACCACGTACCATTAATTGCTGCACTTGAAATCAGTACAGTTCGAATTAAACATTCTGAAGGCACTGATGAAGTTGCAGCGGTTAACGGTGGGATTATTCAATTTGATGGTCAAAATGCTACAATCGCAGCTGATAGTGCTGAAATGCCTGAAGCAATTGACGTTGAGCGGGCACAGAGAGCTAAAAAGCGTTCTGAGTCTGCAATCGCAGAAGCAAAGAAGAAGCATAACCAAAGCGACTTATCACGTGCAGAAGTTCACCTCAAGCGTGCAATTAACCGTTTGAATGCTGCTTCTAAGCAACGCAATATCTAA
- a CDS encoding DUF1146 family protein — protein MIEFSLKEGDRLQITGLRALIEIIVQLAFVWLAFFAIQGIHFEHFFNRPPRTLPLLIVLMATGLGYLCATFFLNILSAIGNLTYLIR, from the coding sequence ATGATTGAATTTAGTTTAAAAGAGGGTGATCGATTGCAAATTACAGGATTACGAGCGCTAATAGAAATAATAGTGCAATTGGCATTTGTCTGGTTAGCGTTTTTTGCTATTCAAGGAATACATTTTGAGCATTTTTTTAACCGACCACCGCGCACATTACCTTTACTCATTGTTTTAATGGCTACTGGACTGGGATATTTATGTGCGACATTTTTCTTAAATATCCTAAGTGCAATTGGGAATTTAACATATTTAATTCGATAG
- the murA gene encoding UDP-N-acetylglucosamine 1-carboxyvinyltransferase, whose product MEKIVVRGGQRLTGRVKVEGAKNAVLPIQAASILASSGNIKLSNVPILSDVTTMNQLLRFLNIKVDFDKDKHVLTIDAADPVSSEAPLEYVSRMRASMVVLGPLLARTGHAQIALPGGCAIGSRPIDLHLKGLRQLGAIIEQHDGYLEARAEHLIGDHIYLDFPSVGATQNLMMAATLAQGITTIENAASEPEIVDLANLLNKMGARVHGAGTDIIRIQGVNFLHGCEHTVMPDRIEAGTFMIATAITNGDVVVEGAIAEHNTSLIAKLEEMGVTVIVQEDGIRVLGTSVLIPTNIKTLPYPGFPTDLQPQMSILQLLANGTSTLDETIFEKRFMHLEELRRMNADFQINGPVAVLNGPTHFSGAEVAASDLRAGAALVLAGLVADGITQVRNLKYIDRGYYHLHQKLQQLGAKIDRIDVEDKIKLAVKPSKNKTNQD is encoded by the coding sequence ATGGAAAAAATTGTTGTTAGGGGCGGTCAGAGGTTAACCGGTCGAGTTAAAGTTGAAGGAGCAAAAAATGCAGTCTTACCAATTCAAGCAGCATCTATTTTAGCTTCTAGCGGAAACATTAAATTATCAAATGTTCCAATTTTATCGGATGTAACGACAATGAATCAGTTATTACGGTTCTTAAATATAAAAGTAGATTTTGATAAGGATAAGCACGTTTTGACAATTGATGCGGCTGATCCTGTATCATCTGAAGCACCATTAGAATATGTTAGCCGGATGCGGGCATCGATGGTAGTCTTAGGACCCTTGCTAGCTCGGACAGGGCATGCGCAAATTGCGCTTCCTGGTGGATGTGCGATTGGATCCCGGCCAATTGACTTACATCTTAAAGGATTACGTCAATTAGGAGCAATTATTGAGCAACACGATGGATACTTAGAGGCACGGGCTGAACACTTAATTGGTGATCACATTTATTTAGATTTCCCTAGTGTCGGTGCAACGCAAAATCTGATGATGGCAGCAACACTTGCGCAAGGAATTACAACAATTGAAAATGCTGCTAGTGAGCCTGAAATTGTTGATTTAGCAAACCTGTTGAATAAAATGGGTGCACGTGTCCATGGCGCTGGAACAGACATTATCCGGATTCAAGGGGTTAATTTCCTTCATGGTTGTGAACATACAGTAATGCCGGACAGGATTGAAGCGGGGACATTCATGATTGCGACAGCCATTACTAATGGTGACGTCGTGGTTGAAGGGGCAATTGCTGAGCATAACACCTCATTGATTGCTAAGTTGGAGGAAATGGGTGTGACAGTCATCGTTCAAGAAGATGGGATTCGTGTTCTGGGGACTTCGGTTTTAATTCCTACGAATATTAAGACTCTCCCATATCCAGGTTTCCCTACTGATCTTCAACCACAAATGTCCATTCTCCAGCTTTTGGCAAATGGGACCAGTACCCTAGATGAGACGATTTTTGAGAAGCGTTTTATGCATTTAGAAGAATTACGACGAATGAACGCTGATTTTCAAATTAATGGTCCAGTTGCGGTTTTAAATGGTCCTACGCATTTTAGTGGCGCTGAAGTAGCTGCCTCTGATTTACGAGCGGGGGCTGCTTTAGTATTGGCCGGGTTAGTTGCTGATGGAATTACCCAGGTTCGTAACCTAAAATATATTGATCGGGGATATTACCATCTTCACCAAAAGTTACAACAATTAGGGGCTAAGATTGATCGAATTGATGTCGAGGATAAAATTAAATTGGCGGTAAAGCCTTCTAAGAATAAAACAAATCAAGATTAA
- a CDS encoding rod shape-determining protein: protein MAKDIGIDLGTANVLIYVQGKGIVLNEPSVVAVDTKTNKVLAVGSEAYRMVGRTPSNIRAIRPLKDGVISDFDVTQEMLSYFIGKLSVKGFMSKPNIMICAPTNITEIERKAIIQAAEQSGGGKVYLEYEPKVAAIGAGLDIFKPRGNMVIDMGGGTSDIAILSLGDIVSSQSIRMAGDKMNSDIASYIKNKHGLVIGEHTAEKIKMELGTALRVDDPETMDVRGRDVATGMPKQITVNENEIEEALHDTLEQIVSAAVNVLETIPPELASDIIDRGIMLTGGTSLLKGVDQLFSARLKVPVVVSQDPLDNVAKGAGEMLERMQKTERKK, encoded by the coding sequence ATGGCAAAGGATATTGGAATTGATTTGGGAACTGCCAATGTTTTGATTTATGTTCAAGGCAAGGGTATTGTTCTAAATGAACCGTCAGTTGTGGCGGTTGATACAAAAACCAATAAAGTATTGGCTGTTGGTTCAGAAGCATACCGAATGGTTGGACGTACTCCTAGTAACATTCGGGCTATTCGTCCATTAAAGGATGGAGTTATTTCTGATTTTGATGTTACTCAAGAAATGCTTTCCTACTTTATTGGTAAACTAAGCGTTAAAGGGTTCATGTCAAAGCCAAACATCATGATCTGTGCACCAACGAATATTACTGAGATTGAACGGAAGGCAATTATTCAAGCCGCTGAACAATCTGGTGGTGGCAAAGTTTACCTTGAATACGAGCCAAAAGTAGCAGCAATTGGTGCTGGATTAGATATTTTTAAACCTCGTGGAAACATGGTCATTGATATGGGTGGTGGTACCAGTGATATCGCTATTCTTTCATTAGGCGATATTGTCTCAAGCCAGTCAATTCGGATGGCCGGTGATAAGATGAATAGTGATATTGCTTCTTATATTAAGAATAAGCACGGCCTAGTAATTGGTGAACATACTGCTGAAAAGATCAAAATGGAACTCGGGACTGCATTACGGGTTGATGATCCTGAAACGATGGATGTTCGTGGTCGAGATGTAGCTACTGGAATGCCAAAGCAAATCACTGTTAATGAAAATGAAATTGAAGAAGCATTGCATGATACGCTTGAACAAATTGTTTCAGCAGCTGTAAATGTATTAGAAACAATTCCACCAGAGTTAGCTAGTGATATTATTGACCGGGGAATAATGTTAACCGGTGGTACTTCTTTATTAAAGGGTGTCGATCAATTATTCAGTGCTCGTCTAAAAGTACCAGTTGTTGTTTCGCAAGACCCATTAGACAATGTTGCTAAGGGTGCTGGTGAAATGTTAGAACGGATGCAAAAGACTGAACGAAAGAAGTAG
- the yidD gene encoding membrane protein insertion efficiency factor YidD, translated as MVRILCDLIRWYQQGISAQRPFRVCRFTPSCSQYMLEALQRFGLKGILLGSWRLLRCQPFSRGGYDPVPNHFTFRRQG; from the coding sequence ATGGTAAGGATTTTATGTGACCTTATACGCTGGTATCAACAAGGCATTTCTGCCCAACGACCATTTCGCGTATGTCGCTTTACCCCCTCATGCTCGCAGTATATGTTAGAAGCTTTACAACGTTTTGGCTTAAAGGGGATATTGCTCGGAAGTTGGCGGCTCCTTCGTTGTCAGCCGTTTTCTCGTGGTGGCTATGATCCGGTACCTAATCATTTTACTTTTCGTCGTCAGGGGTAA
- a CDS encoding DUF2969 domain-containing protein, which produces MSKKDKKVEVSVKDIERHNQPVQQIFIGDRLIGEVVTDNERFKAMLISNQSEFYVRSQEEGLEIVLQQYHLHQH; this is translated from the coding sequence GTGTCAAAGAAAGATAAAAAAGTAGAAGTCAGCGTTAAAGATATTGAACGTCATAATCAACCGGTTCAACAAATTTTTATTGGAGACCGATTGATTGGTGAAGTTGTAACCGATAATGAACGTTTCAAAGCAATGCTGATAAGTAACCAGAGCGAATTTTATGTTCGTTCTCAAGAAGAGGGATTAGAAATAGTCCTTCAACAATATCATCTTCACCAGCATTAG
- a CDS encoding FtsW/RodA/SpoVE family cell cycle protein translates to MQRSQNDVESRIDWGIIFCVLLLALIGLASIYVAAVHDRQQTSVARQVITQLVWYAVGTILIIVIMQFDAEQLWKLAPIVYWLSVFLMFAILVFYSRAYYASTGAKSWFAIGPFTFQPSEIMKPAYILMMGRVITTHNNRYSVHTVDSDWRLIGTMFLWLLPILVSLKFQNDFGTGLVFFAIFCGMVLVSGVTWRILAPAATILVVVGGSALAMVTSSVGRQILEHVGFQAYQFDRVDTWLHPEQDTTNQGYQLWQSIKAVGSGGITGTGFNNSKVYVPVRESDMIFSVIGENFGFIGGVLLILIYLLLIYLMIRVTFDTKNEFYAYISTGVIMMILFHVFENIGMNIGLLPLTGIPLPFISAGGSSLIGNLIGIGMVMSMRYHHHSYMFSSNREFR, encoded by the coding sequence ATGCAACGTTCGCAAAATGATGTAGAAAGTCGGATTGACTGGGGAATTATATTCTGTGTTCTTTTGCTAGCCTTGATTGGTCTTGCCTCAATATATGTAGCGGCAGTTCATGATCGACAGCAAACTAGTGTAGCACGACAGGTTATTACCCAGTTGGTTTGGTATGCGGTTGGAACAATCCTTATTATTGTCATTATGCAATTTGATGCTGAACAATTATGGAAATTAGCACCAATTGTATACTGGCTAAGTGTATTTTTAATGTTCGCAATCCTAGTCTTTTATAGTCGAGCCTATTATGCTAGTACAGGGGCTAAGAGTTGGTTTGCAATTGGGCCATTTACGTTTCAGCCTTCGGAAATAATGAAGCCTGCCTATATTTTAATGATGGGGCGTGTTATTACGACTCATAATAATCGATATAGTGTGCATACTGTTGATTCAGATTGGCGATTAATTGGGACGATGTTCTTATGGCTATTACCAATTTTGGTTTCGCTGAAGTTTCAAAATGACTTTGGGACTGGGTTAGTATTCTTCGCTATTTTCTGTGGAATGGTCTTAGTTTCTGGAGTTACTTGGCGAATTTTGGCGCCAGCAGCTACGATATTAGTTGTTGTTGGGGGCTCAGCCTTAGCGATGGTAACTAGTTCGGTTGGGCGACAAATACTTGAACATGTTGGATTTCAAGCATACCAGTTTGATCGGGTTGACACCTGGCTTCATCCAGAACAGGATACAACTAACCAAGGGTATCAGTTATGGCAGAGTATTAAGGCGGTTGGTTCTGGTGGTATTACTGGAACTGGTTTTAATAACTCAAAGGTTTATGTTCCGGTTCGTGAATCAGATATGATTTTTTCCGTTATCGGTGAGAATTTTGGGTTCATTGGTGGGGTTTTATTAATCCTTATCTATTTGTTACTGATCTACTTAATGATTCGAGTAACATTCGATACCAAGAACGAATTCTATGCTTATATCTCAACCGGAGTTATCATGATGATTTTATTCCACGTTTTTGAAAATATTGGAATGAACATCGGTCTATTACCATTAACAGGTATTCCGCTTCCATTTATTAGTGCTGGGGGATCCTCATTAATTGGTAACCTGATTGGGATTGGAATGGTGATGTCGATGCGTT